In the Hordeum vulgare subsp. vulgare chromosome 7H, MorexV3_pseudomolecules_assembly, whole genome shotgun sequence genome, one interval contains:
- the LOC123412479 gene encoding laminin subunit beta-1 variant-like, translated as MPAAPLRLGLAAGPDPVGNFRSRSPSPRSVRPHRPRSPPRRRGTPPPAPTVIDGAPSTARVDTVGRSLTPAPPRMGLAPACLAMGRASSQPSRRPSRAPLLGPLRRRPICSHANLGHGPQVAGTGKATL; from the coding sequence ATGCCCGCTGCGCCCCTCCGCCTGGGCCTCGCCGCCGGCCCGGATCCAGTGGGAAACTTCCGGAGTAGGTCCCCGTCGCCCAGATCCGTCCGTCCCCATCGCCCAAGGTCGCCACCTCGTCGGCGCGGCACCCCGCCGCCTGCACCCACCGTCATAGACGGTGCCCCGAGCACCGCTCGCGTTGACACTGTCGGGCGCTCGCTCACGCCAGCACCCCCTCGCATGGGCCTCGCCCCGGCTTGCCTCGCCATGGGCCGCGCCTCCAGCCAGCCGAGCCGTCGACCCAGCCGTGCCCCCCTGCTTGGGCCGCTCAGGCGTCGGCCCATCTGCTCCCACGCCAACCTAGGCCATGGCCCGCAAG